The proteins below come from a single Vitis vinifera cultivar Pinot Noir 40024 chromosome 9, ASM3070453v1 genomic window:
- the LOC132254270 gene encoding uncharacterized protein LOC132254270 has translation MDLDYALREDRLADLISASTAEQRATMEKWEQSNRMSLMIMKHSIPEAIRGAIPEETQAKTFLDQIANRFIENEKVETSTIFSKLVFMRYKEKENIREYIMEMSNLVTRLKALNLELLEDILVHLVLISLPT, from the coding sequence atggatttggactATGCATTAAGAGAGGATCGCCTTGCGGACCTTATTAGTGCCAGCACTGCTGAGCAAAGGGctactatggaaaaatgggagcaatccaatcgcatgagtctaatgataATGAAGCACTCAATTCCAGAAGCTATAAGGGGTGCAATACCTGAGGAGACCCAAGCCAAGACATTCTTGGACCAGATAGCAAACCGAttcattgaaaatgaaaaggTTGAAACAAGCACTATTTTTAGTAAGCTTGTCTTCATGCGAtacaaagagaaagagaatatAAGAGAGTACATAATGGAAATGTCCAATCTTGTGACTAGACTCAAGGCACTAAATTTAGAGTTATTAGAAGACATACTcgtgcacttggtcttgatctctctgccTACATAA